From Portunus trituberculatus isolate SZX2019 chromosome 37, ASM1759143v1, whole genome shotgun sequence, one genomic window encodes:
- the LOC123514239 gene encoding uncharacterized protein LOC123514239, whose amino-acid sequence MPVEDGTVVEVGVAALEDMDIVEEPRFAPSTKKSHQVTAAGDQSSPRHLPAPASDRKQERRHLSFPAGHGKTASELFSWFAALLKQHPDLQPLYKEGRNQPYITVSTDSSFYATLVSEGFLGLVMECPGEEGTHPVIIHGVATHINVNLIEVPAGFHGLKRRMVGQMARPQLLGVVTGKVPSEVHLLGLGRRRVERYTPEPDLCRHCSRWRHKEWRCQSAPRCRYFAGPYKSAQCLDKIKEGTKIPPRCCNCGGDHNAHSTLCTVRPRPQREPAKDEVSLPRLVFCQAPPPQTNAWVTKPSFSATGPHLSQPSCPTTGTSTTSAMFLPLPQRTATVPLCLQKQCPSQASLRNCLPPTPPSS is encoded by the coding sequence ATGCCTGTCGAGGACGGTACTGTGGTGGAGGTAGGCGTAGCAGCCCTGGAGGACATGGATATTGTCGAGGAGCCTCGTTTTGCACCATCTACCAAGAAAAGCCATCAGGTTACTGCTGCTGGTGACCAGTCTTCCCCTCGACATTTACCTGCCCCTGCCTCGGACCGTAAACAAGAACGACGACACCTGTCTTTCCCTGCTGGCCATGGGAAGACGGCCAGTGAGCTTTTCAGCTGGTTTGCAGCCCTGCTAAAACAACACCCAGACCTGCAGCCACTCTACAAGGAGGGGCGGAACCAGCCTTACATCACGGTCAGTACTGACTCCTCCTTCTATGCCACCCTGGTGAGTGAGGGCTTCCTGGGCCTTGTTATGGAGTGCCCTGGTGAAGAAGGCACTCACCCTGTCATTATCCATGGTGTAGCGACCCACATCAATGTCAACCTGATAGAGGTACCAGCTGGATTCCATGGGCTGAAGAGGAGAATGGTGGGGCAGATGGCAAGGCCTCAACTGTTGGGAGTGGTGACAGGGAAGGTGCCCAGTGAGGTGCATCTCCTGGGCCTTGGACGACGGCGTGTGGAGCGTTACACGCCAGAACCAGATTTATGTCGCCACTGCAGTCGCTGGAGACACAAGGAGTGGCGTTGCCAGTCTGCCCCTCGCTGTAGATACTTTGCTGGCCCCTATAAGTCAGCACAGTGCCTAGATAAGATCAAGGAGGGCACCAAAATCCCTCCTCGGTGCTGCAATTGTGGGGGTGACCACAacgcccactccaccctctgCACTGTCAGGCCTCGGCCCCAAAGGGAGCCTGCCAAGGATGAGGTGAGTCTGCCCAGGCTTGTGTTCTGccaggctccacctccccagacCAACGCCTGGGTGACGAAGCCCTCCTTCTCAGCCACTGgccctcacctgtcccagccTTCCTGCCCCACCACTGGCACTTCGACTACATCTGCCATGTTCCTGCCTTTGCCGCAGCGCACTGCTACAGTGCCCCTGTGCCTCCAAAAACAGTGCCCCAGCCAGGCATCACTCAGGAACTGCCTGCCACCGACTCCACCCAGCagctaa